One region of Quercus lobata isolate SW786 chromosome 2, ValleyOak3.0 Primary Assembly, whole genome shotgun sequence genomic DNA includes:
- the LOC115977624 gene encoding nuclear transcription factor Y subunit B-10-like isoform X3, translating into MAEVPTSPNGGSYDESGDQSPRSNVREQDRFLPIANISWIMKKALPANGKIAKDAKEAVQECVSEFISFITGEASDKCQREKRKTINGDDLLWAMATLGFEDYIGPLKIYLARYREMEGDTKGSAKGGESSAKKDVQPSPNAQIAHQGSFSQGVNYATSQLQRPIKRS; encoded by the exons ATGGCGGAAGTTCCGACGAGTCCGAACGGAGGCAGCTACGACGAGAGCGGCGATCAGAGCCCGCGCTCCAACGTTCGCGAGCAGGACCGGTTTCTTCCGATCGCGAACATTAGCTGGATCATGAAGAAGGCTCTCCCCGCCAATGGAAAGATCGCCAAGGACGCCAAGGAAGCCGTCCAAGAATGCGTCTCTGAGTTCATCAGCTTCATCACCGGCGA GGCTAGCGATAAGTGccagagagagaagaggaagacTATTAATGGAGATGATTTGCTTTGGGCTATGGCTACTCTAGGGTTTGAAGATTACATCGGTCCACTCAAGATTTACCTCGCCAGATATAGAGAG ATGGAG GGTGACACCAAGGGATCAGCAAAGGGTGGAGAATCATCTGCTAAGAAAGATGTTCAGCCAAGCCCAAATGCTCAG ATTGCTCATCAAGGTTCTTTCTCACAAGGTGTTAATTACGCAACTTCTCaa